One segment of Rhipicephalus sanguineus isolate Rsan-2018 chromosome 6, BIME_Rsan_1.4, whole genome shotgun sequence DNA contains the following:
- the LOC119397202 gene encoding putative mediator of RNA polymerase II transcription subunit 21, translated as MPETKEEIPENMDTSSTNKRTREEAEGKKVNVMKASEEPPAKAIIVRRRPAPNALSERRIAETQPPTQLQQQQEQAQQKQTVHQVQTQQQQPLPKQQTLQQRQTSHHQQQQLQQQQMPSTGSPSNQQPP; from the coding sequence ATGCCTGAGACGAAGGAAGAAATACCAGAAAACATGGACACGTCTAGCACTAACAAGAGGACAAGGGAGGAGGCGGAAGGGAAGAAGGTGAATGTAATGAAAGCTTCCGAGGAACCACCGGCTAAGGCGATTATTGTGCGACGAAGACCGGCACCTAACGCCCTAAGTGAACGTCGTATAGCCGAGACCCAGCCGCCGACCCAACTCCAACAGCAGCAAGAACAGGCTCAGCAGAAGCAGACAGTTCATCAAGTGCAGACACAGCAACAGCAACCACTGCCGAAGCAGCAGACTCTTCAGCAGCGACAGACaagtcatcatcagcagcagcagttaCAACAGCAGCAGATGCCATCAACGGGGTCGCCGTCAAATCAACAGCCCCCGTAA